The genomic DNA TGACATGAACATTACCTCCTGTTTTGTTTTTAAGTGAGCCACAGCAAACATGCTACCATAAACAATTGTAAGAATTACTTACATTTTTAGCAAACGCCAAATGTAAGTGAAAATTACATATAGGCTTTAGAAATGTAAGAATAGCTTTCATATGCTTTCTTTTTCGCTTATAATTAAAACAAAGGAGTGAAGCCAAATGTCCGCATTTTCTGAAAGATTAAGAGCCGAAAGAAAGAAAGCGAAACTTACACAAGAACAAATGGCAAATCAGCTCGGAATTACCAGAGCCGCCTATACTCTTTATGAAACAGACAAAACACAGCCCACCCTAGAAACAGCAACTAAAATTGCAGAAATCTTAAAAACTTCATTGGATTACCTCACCGGACGCTATTCCTAGAAACAAAAAAAGACCTCCCACAGCTCAACGAAAGAGCCATGAAAGGTCTGCTTTTTTTGAATTATTGTGAAAATGCACAAAGAGCTTAAAAAAACGGCTTTATAATAACGTTTTTTTAAATCTATACTAAAATTGTATTGGAGTTAGTACCCCCCTGTTAGCCAGGGGGGGTTATGCTAGCCGAAGCTAGCAGTATGCACAATACACAAATACGAGATACTATAGTCCTATAATAACAAATCCACCGCAAAATGCAATACCAAAATGGACTTTCAAAGGGTTATAGTATCGACTTATAGAAGCAAACAATCTACCAGTCTTGCGAAATTGCAGAGCATGACTTTTAATCAAAGGGTCCGGAGTTCGAATCTCCGGTGGCTCACCAGAAAAGGACATTCTGAAAAGAGTGTCCTTTTTTCCTTTTGTCATGCGTTTTTTAAGTATCAAATGAGATTGTCCAGCGGACTAAAGTCCAAGAATTTTGACACGGTTTTTCGAGGTGTAGTGTGGACATATCGCTTTACCATTTCGAGCGAAGTATGGCCTAATATCTGTTGCAGCGCATAAATATCCCCACCGTTCTCTAAGAACCGTGTAGCGAAGGTATGGCGCAACAGATGTGCTTTTAGTCTTGGGATTCCAGAACGCTTTTTAAGCTTGCGGAAAAGCTGCTTAACTGTACCAAGGGAGATCGGCCGCATATCACCCATGAGAAACAGCCGATCTGTTGCCGCTAAAGCTGGGCGGTGCGAAAGATACTTCAGCAAGACCTTTCGGGATTGTAGCCCTAATGGAACAATACGCTGCTTGTTTCCTTTTCCCTCAACAACGATATATCCGTCAGACAGATGCAAGGCCGAAACTGTAAGAGTTACAGCTTCATTCATTCTCAAACCACAGTCTAGCATCAGGCAGCAAATGCAATAATTCCGCAGATGAATGTTATAGCGCAGATTAAAGCAGCTCATAAGCTGGCGAACTTCGGAATCCGTCAGCGTATCAATAACTTTTCGTTTCGCTTTGGGCAATCGGAACTTCTGCGAAAAATCCACAGAGCAATATTCCTCATCATAGCACCAAGACAGAAAACACCTTAATGCCCGAACATAGGTCTGAATCGTCACGCTGCTTAAGTTACGACCAGATAAAGAAACATAGTAGCTTTTCAACATTGGCAGCGTCAGACCAGATACGTCGAAATCGTTCCCAACAAACGACACGAAGTAACCAATACAGGAACGATAAAACGAAACAGTATTTATAGAATTGCCCTTTACTTGCTGGTCAAGCAAAAATGTTGAAAGGACAGCATCAACGGTCATAGTTAGAATTCTCCTTTAACCTGAATTTTGATACATGCTATATGTCACCACTCCGAGCTCATCTTCGCCCGAGTTTCCCTAATCGTTATTCTCATGCCTTAACCCCAAAGGAAATCGGGCTCGTTCGCCTTACGTTAGTGTCATCCCTAGCATGTGCAATAGAACGGCTGGACAGGGAAAATTGCAGCTAGAAGCCAAACCCTGTGCGCCTGGGCAAAGTCTGCTGTAACACAATTTTCTTGCCCTGGAGCGCTGGCTGCCGGGACGAATTGTGTTACTCCTCCTAGACCACGAATTTACTCCTGAAGATAAAGCGTGGGGGCACGGTTTGTTTTGCGGCGCAAAGCTTTGCGCGCGCAAAAACAAAGCCGAAGCCCCTCCCTACGCCCTTATGTATATCCACTCAAACCAAAATTCATTAAAAGACTACATCAGGCTCGACGCCGATCAAGTAGGACAACCCACGGGCTGTATCTGCAACTTCATCCAATGCCATACAAAAAAGATCACTAGCAGCACGAGAATCCGTTAGACCGCCAAACTTTTTATCCATAATGTCCGAAAAAGCCTTTAGAGAAGCGTACGCAACCCCCAGACGGGCAACCTCGTTAGAAATGTCCTCATAGATCTCAGAGGAGATTTGCGGCCTTTCCTGCGGTACCTCCAATTGAATTGCTTTAACTGTTGACATGAACATTACCTCCTGTTTTGTTTTTAAGTGAGCCACAGCAAACATGCTACCATAAACAATTGTAAGAATTACTTACATTTTTAGCAAACGCCAAATGTAAGTGAAAATTACATATAGGCTTTAGAAATGTAAGAATAGCTTTCATATGCTTTCTTTTTCGCTTATAATTAAAACAAAGGAGTGAAGCCAAATGTCCGCATTTTCTGAAAGATTAAGAGCCGAAAGAAAGAAAGCGAAACTTACACAAGAACAAATGGCAAATCAGCTCGGAATTACCAGAGCCGCCTATACTCTTTATGAAACAGACAAAACACAGCCCACCCTAGAAACAGCAACTAAAATTGCAGAAATCTTAAAAACTTCATTGGATTACCTCACCGGACGCTATTCCTAGAAACAAAAAAAGACCTCCCACAGCTCAACGAAAGAGCCATGAAAGGTCTGCTTTTTTTGAATTATTGTGAAAATGCACAAAGAGCTTAAAAAAACGGCTTTATAATAACGTTTTTTTAAATCTATACTAAAATTGTATTGGAGTTAGTACCCCCCTGTTAGCCAGGGGGGGTTATGCTAGCCGAAGCTAGCAGTATGCACAATACACAAATACGAGATACTATAGTCCTATAATAACAAATCCACCGCAAAATGCAATACCAAAATGGACTTTCAAAGGGTTATAGTATCGACTTATAGAAGCAAACAATCTACCAGTCTTGCGAAATTGCAGAGCATGACTTTTAATCAAAGGGTCCGGAGTTCGAATCTCCGGTGGCTCACCAGTGCAACCTTATCCGAACACTTCCCCTTATTTTACATCTTTTTGGGTGTGGGGTACAGTGTTCGGATATACTGTTTTTAAGCTTATATTATAACTATACCGCTCTGGATCGTTCCAGAGCGGTATTTTAAATTATAGATAGCTCTTGTTTGAAATAGCCATTCATGCTCTCAGAGTATTCCTAAAGGTATTATCTAAATAAAACATAATGGGAAATGGTTTAATGCAAATTAATTATATTCATTCATAAATCCCTTGTTTTCAAATTTGACAAAACACTTAATGTACCAAATTCCATGATGCCGCCACTCGTTCGGTTGCATACAAATTTATTTGAAAAGAAATCTATGTATTTATTTTCATGGGAATATATATTGGATGTCGGATAGATTAATATTCTAGTAGTATCTAATGCTCTAAAGCTATCAATTGACAGTTTTGAATTAGTGACTTGTCCAAATATAAGCCTATCAAATCTCATTTTACCTCCATACCAATGCTGTTTAATCCTCTTCAAAATGTCTTGTGTGGTTCCAATGTATAGCTGACAGAATTTATCAAGTATCATTATGTAATAGCCCGGGCAACTATAGTTTGTCAAGTCAGTAATTTCAAAAAATGGAGATCTGTGAAGGAAGTTAGTAATTTCTCTTTCAAACTCTTCATGATCCAATTTCCCAAAAAACTCAATATTTAGATCATAGTTCTGCATCACTTTAGCCAAGTGCGTTTTACACCAATCGTCTTTGTATACTAGACCTTCATAATCAGCATAAACTTCAGAATAACACTTTATAAGGTTCTCGTCTTTATCTTCTAGTGCTTTAATGTATATTAAATTTTTCCCTAGTGTACTTTTGTTTGAAACGTCAGCATAATTTTCTCGTGTTAATTTATAACCACGCGTCCGAAAATTCATTGATACTCCAAAATGAGTAATAGAGCTATGTTTCATCATATACCTCTTAGTTCATTAAATATTCAAGGAGTGATGATTATTATCTATTTTGGTCCAGAAGAGTGCCTTCTGGCTTGCCCCTTAAGTAAACATAATTGTCAATTAAGAAACTATACAAAAATGTGATGGGGATGTATTTTCAGAATATATAAGCAATGTTACCTTATTAATCAATACTAGCATATAACCCATACTTATTTCCTCTGTAGTTCTTAAACAGCGTTCTCTGATATGTACGGAATGTCATGATTTCGCTTATATTGTTATTTCTGTTATTCCAATTAAAGAAACTCTCTTTGGGCTTATTCCCTGTTGCATCCTTGCGTAACAAATAGTCACATACAAGACGCGTTGCTTGAGCACTAGGAGTATCTTCTGCGGCATCATTTTTTATCGATATGATAATATTTGTGGCTCTATCTTTTATCGCTTGTGATAAAAACGGACAGTTATGAAAAACCAACACAAACCAGAATTCTTGTTGCTCCAAGTGCTTTTTGTCAACTATTTTTTCTAGTTCAGAAGATATGATTCCCTCCAAATTTGCCACTGTTTTATTGAAGAATGGCTCGTGATATTCTGAATAAAGCAGAATGTTTGCTAACACTAACGGATTCCTCTCGTCTTGTGCCTTCTGATAAACGGCATTTTCGACACTCTTGCCGAGTGTTAGTCCATACTCTCTAAAAAATATAAACCAATCGCACAAATCGGCAAGATTGCCACGTTCGAAAAGGAATTCATACCGGTTGATTACTTGCTGTAGCTTCTCATTTTCCTTGCTTTCTATCTCAGAGAAACCTACCTCTGTGTTCATAAAGACAAGTATAGATATTAGCTTTCGGGTATGCTCAAAACATGGCGAGTATGAATACATAAACATTGACAAATCAACAAACAAAGTAGCCTTTTTTGTTGTGCCTTCTTTAAATAACTGGTATCCATCCTTCTTTAAACTAAATTTATTAAGTAGCGTTGATAGAAGAAAAGACACAATTGTTCGTCTGTCTTGCGGAAATTCCTTCATCAAAATCACAAACTCGTCTTTCATTCTGTCTACGGACACAAAATCAGATTTTACTATGTATCGTTTGTCCTCTTCTAAACTCTGATACTCCTGTTTTGTGCCACAAAAAAAGCACTCACTTATCTTATCAGCAAGAATGCGTGTTTTCTCAATCCAATTGCTGAATGTTGCCGGTGTCTCACACTCACTGAATTTGAGTTCGTTGAGTCTGAGAAGGTACTTCCCGCTAATGGACTGAAATGTAGCAATTATCTTTTCCCGTATCTCCGGAGTGTTGGAGAAAATAAATATATCGTCTACATATCTGAAAACTCGATAATCCTTCTTCACTTGGAAACCGCACTTTAGAAGCTCAACCAAAACCTCGGAATCAATTTGTTGTAATAGTATTTCAACTATCATTCGAGAAAACTCCGGGCCAACCACAACCCCATTTGACGAGTGACAATTAATGTTCTGTATAAGCCTGTCAATTGTTAGGTAGATGCTTGAATTACGGGCTTCTTTTGAGTCGATTACTTTACCCTCAATAATCCACTTGTATGAATGGGAATATATACTATCGAAGCAAGACTTGTAGTCTATTTTGGCAAAATACCGATATTTGAAATTGCATATACGCCAAATACGCGAAGCGGTAAATGACCTTACAGAATCAAACGGAGCAATCTTAAAGTATCCCCCTGTTTGTTGTAAGACGCCTTTGCCAATTTTTATAGATTCTGCCCTGAAATACTCAAATGCATTTTTTGAGCGTGTTCTGTAGTATAAATCGTTGCTCTTACGATGATAGCGAATGGAAAAACAATGATTTTTCTCAAACAAGTCTAATAGGCGCTTTTGATAGCACTCTATAAATAGGTAAATATTCAGTGCAGACAATGGCTGAATTAGGCTCATTTCCCGTAGCGAATTGACACCTTTAAGAATATTAAACTTCAATGGTGCAGTTGCCCACTTGTCTTTAAACAGAACAACATTGCTTTTTGCTTGTTCTGTTTTCAATTCTTCGATCAAGCTCGTAAGAACGGTGCTATTTTCCTTACGAAGGAGAAAGTCATAGAATGAACGGAACGAAAACAACTCCGATATCTCTACAGGGAGAAGTTCAGATAAAATAAAATCCAGTTTATTTCGTTCAATTCCATTCCAACTCATTGACTTCTACCACCTTATTTATTAAAATAATATTGCAAGATAAGATCGCTACTTGCTTGCAGTGCTTCGGCACACACATCATCGGCGCACCGCCTGCTTTGCAATTTTACATATGCGACGGTTCGTTTAGAACATACCTACGGGAAATGTTCAACAAAGGGGCAGGGGAAACCTTGTCCCTTTGTTTAATACCCAACTTTTGTTTTTATCAAATAGTCTCTTACTAATTCGCCATATCCCTTGTTGCGCTGGCTATCATTGCGTTCGTTAGACCTCACAGTCAAAGGGATGCCGATTTTCTGACACATCTTTTCTAATGTGTTTCTATCAATGCCGATATGTTCTACAAACAACATTGTTTTATTATATTTGAGGTTTTCCAACAGGTTATAGCCCCTATTGCCATTTGCGCCTTTGATGAAGTATGGGAGTGGCAATCCCGCACGATAAAACGCCTCATCAACCATATTGTTTAAAAATCGTTTCGAAACAGAATCTATAATAGTCGTATCAGTTAAATATCGCAGTTCACCATAGTTTGCAATGAATCCTTTTACCTTCCACTGAGACGAGTTAAAATGTTTACTCATATAAACAGTTCGTTGTGCGAACGCGGCTATCCTATGGCGCAGTAACTCAAGGTCACCTTCTTCACTTGGCACAGTTCCCATACCTTGATAAGCGTCAATGATCTCATCCATCCGTTTATTGTATTTCTTTCTTTTAGCCTCTGTTATTCCGCATCTCAATTCGACTTTATCGTTATTAAGGCGAAAAATAAACTCATATCCTAAGTAATCCACGCGAACGGACGAATTTGTCAAAGCCCTATGAGAGATGTATACAAATTTATTGTCGTTGAATTTTGTCTTACATTTTACTCCAACGTTAATAGCTGCATCGTGATACACTTCAGTAAGAGCTTGTACAAAAATTTCATTGCACCTATCTTCGCTAATATGTTTGTTAAGGACTATTATGCTATCATCGATGTAGCGTTCAAAAAAGAGTAGTCCGCTACCGGAAAATAACATTTTTATCTTCTCATCAAACTGTTGTGCAATTATCTCAGAGATAACATTTGAGGTGCATAATCCAGCGTATGCGTAACGTGTCTGTACAGCAAAGGCATTAATAAGGTCAGTTTCAAAACGTGTTTTAATTTTGTCTTTTATGTATTTTTCAAAGACATAAATAGAGGACACTGAGTTGAAGTAATCCTTGAAGTCAAATTTGATGATAGTAAAATCCGACATTTGCCGAATAGCTTTCATTATATCAAATAAGGCTCGAACAGACTTGTTTCTATTAGGATACTTAATTGAAAAACTTCTGTCCAGTATCTGTTTAACGCAGTGGCACAGAATATTCTCACACGAAAACTCATCAAAAACTTTTACAAGTCGTTTTTTATCATTTTGATTTAATATTATAGATTGCGCTGATGTAAAATCATATGAACGACCTTTCGCTTTCGCAATGCTTTCGCTTATGAGAATAGTCATTTCTTCGGGTGACTTTTTATCCGAAACGGCAGCGTTTACGTTGATATGATTAACCGCTCTTTTTACCATATCTTCAAAATTCATACCGTTGTCGCCTCCTTGTCGTTCATAATATCAACATATAGCCAACTTCACCTAATTGCTAAACCCTTCCGTTAGCCTAGTTATTGCTATAACCTGTCGTTAGACCCAAGTAAAAAGAAATATTTACCACCATTATACATTTGATTGCATCAAGTTACAAGTTTCGCGCTCTAAAGAACTTACCAAAATTCAGGCGTGATTTTCTTTTTGTCACTACGCAAAAATAAGATGGGCCTCCTGATTCAAAATCAGGAGGCCCTTTCGTCACATACCTATAAACTTTATTCCCCGTCAACAAGCGCCCGCAGCTTGGCCAGCAGCCTCTCATACATCGCCTTATAATCCGGCTTCGTGTCGTAGTCTTTTTCCGGCTCGTCCGTTTTGCTCCAGCCATTCAGCCCCGCACCCTTGATAATGCTTGGGTAATCCACATAGCACACATTGACGTCACAGTTCGCACCTACCCCCGGCACTGCGCCGTCAATCGTGAAGTCCTTGCCCTTGGTGCCGTATGAACCGATCACCCCATGCTGCCAAATGCCGACCTTGCCGGTAAAGGTGCAGGCGCTCGCATACTGCGCCACCCACGCCGCAAATTTAGCCACTCTGCCCGGTGCGTAGTTGTACAACTTTTGCAGATAATAGGCACTCATGTAGATCATGCCAAAGTAACCGGCCTTTTCAATAACACTCAAAAATGCCTCAATGATACAAAGCTGCTTTTCCAGACTGTACCCCTTGTAAGTAATCCCGTTTTTAGTACCGCCGATCTGGAACGGTTCTTCAAAGTCGAACGCCACCGGCATGGTGGGCTTGTACGGCGCAATATGCCGCAGGAAGAACTCTGCCTCTTTGACGGCATCCTCCGGGCTTTCGGCATAGGAATAATGATAGAAGCCATACGGCAGGCCCACGGCCTCACATCCGGCGATATTCGCCATCATTTTCGGGTCAATCTGCTTGTCATTGTCCCAACCATAGGTGGCCTTTATCATGGCGAATTCATAACCTGCAGCTTTGACCTTTGCCCAGTCAATCACGCCCTGATAATGTGAAACATCTATGCCTTTCATTCACTACACCCCCGACTTGCCTTTTTCTTCGGCCTGCTGCTGCACCCACTTGACCATAGGCAGCAGGAATGCGGGCGACTTCACGCCAATGTCGCCGATGTTCTCCAGAATACTAAGAATTTCATTGGCAACCAACCAGATTGCTACCAGCGCAGCAAACAGGCATTTGACCGGCGACACCATACCGAGCGTTGCAGCGGCGAAAATCAGCAGCCAGTCAAGCGCCATACCAAGGCCGACCAGCACCAGCATGCACAGCTTTTTTGCAATCCCACGAAAGCCCTTGTCGCTGTTGCGCGTCTCACCGCGATAGGGTGCCGCAGTCACGCCGGTAATATAATCGGTAATCTGCAAAATCAGCAGCAGATAGACCAGCGGAGCCAGCGTTCCCAACCATGCGTTAATGACCGTAAATATCGCGATAAATATTCCTTTGACCTCATTTGTTTTCATAGACACTTTCCTTTCATATCAAATCCCCGCCACTTTTCAGCAGCGGGGATTCTTTTTTATATTAGTCTGTACGACGGCATTTTGTCGCCGTACCACTTCCAGCGCAGTATATCATCCAGTATGATTATCGGCCCGGATAGCACCACCCACAGGAAACTATACTGTGGGCAGATTTGCCCCCACAGGTTGCCCAGCAGCGCGGAATAATCCCACACGTTCCAGCCAAACCAGAGGTTCACGACGATGCCAGTCAGCAGCTCGCCGACCGTGATAATCAGCCCGCCGAGCAGCATTTGACGCACCAGTGGCATTTCCCACGGCAAAAACTCATTGAGGCCGCCCACCAGCACAAAGCATAGCCCACCGAGAACAAACATTGTCCAGTGAGAATATCCCCGCCACAGTGTTTCAAACAGGAAGTACAACGCCCCGCCCGTCATGAACAGGGCGCTTATCCGCTTCATGATCCGTAGGCGATCACAATCGCCTCGACTTCGGCCACGGTGCTGCAGGCGTTAATGGCCACCTCTGCGGCCTGCTGCTGTGAGACAAGTGGCTCAACATAGGCCGCAATCTCCAAGGCCAGCGCCGCCAGATCAGCGTATTCCCACACGGTGCATTCCTCGCCGGTGGCGTTCCACTTTAACGCAGTTTGCACCCCGGCGGCGGTTGCAATCTGATATCGCGCCAGTGCCGAGGTCAGCAGGCTTTGCTTCTCGGCGGTGACGCTGTATTGCTTGCCGTCGGTGTATGTAAGCGGGTGGGTTTCTAAATACTCTGCGAGCTGTGTTTTGCTGGCGGAAATTTTGGAAGATTTGATTTCATTCAATGATCTTTCTGACCATTCCCCGCCGCTGATGGCATAACAAGAAAAATCGGATATGCCTTCAAAGCTAGCGATGCAGTTGCCGCCACTGTCAAACAGATATATATCCCTGTCTCCCTTAACGGCTTTGGCACACTCAAATTGTGCTCCATATGCTGTCATTTTCATGTTTTATCCCCCTTTTTTAGCCAGTATATGCTTGACCTCCGCGTGTCTTTGAGACTTCTGTTGTTGAAAATCCGCTTTGTAAAGTCCCATATGTTATAATTCCTCCCCACGCTCTAATGCCAATTCCGTTCCCGTTCCCCATAATGGTATTGGCATAAACACGACCTGTTCCGTTTGCTGCAATAGCAGCATTGGTCATGTCTGTGATGCTTATTGTTCCGCTTGCAACAGCGGTGTTCATGTTGCCGCCTAACTCGGCTAATACTCCAATAACCCCTGACAGGCCACTGGTATTAGTTAATATCAGCGTTTTATTGTCAAGGTTAAATGTTCCGCCTCTGTTAACATTCACCAATATAGCAGACGCAGACGTAGCATTTATCGTAAGATTATTACCGAGAACAATTTGCGCTCCTGATATGGTCAGTGTTCCGTTTATCGTGGTACTCCCAGATGGGCTTAACGTTACAACATTACTGATATTTGCAATCAAAATATTCTCTGTGTATGTCCCGGTAGCTATATTGATGGTGGTGTTATAGTTGCCCGCAGACACAGGCGTTAGCATGCTTACGGCCTTGCTTATAGTTGCGTACGGATTTGCACTTGTGCCATCGCCAGTAATGTCGCTCCCCGTAGTTGCTACGTATATGGTGCGGCTGCTTCTCATGAAATCAGGTGCGGCCCCTATCTCGCCAGTCGTTGGTAACCAGTCATTAGGCCGTGCGTCTACGTCTGGCGCAGTCAGCGTCACATCAGCAGAAAGCGCCTTGCCGTTCACCTTCCGCGTGGTCGGAACAGCGCCCACCGCCGCCGCTGTGTGGTTGTGGTTGCCCAGCGCCACGGTGCCGGATGTGGTGCCGGTACACATCCACGCCGCCGCGCCGAAACTTGCGTACCACTTCATGAGCTTGCCGAAGATCACCG from Oscillospiraceae bacterium MB24-C1 includes the following:
- a CDS encoding helix-turn-helix transcriptional regulator, producing the protein MSAFSERLRAERKKAKLTQEQMANQLGITRAAYTLYETDKTQPTLETATKIAEILKTSLDYLTGRYS
- a CDS encoding tyrosine-type recombinase/integrase, which encodes MTVDAVLSTFLLDQQVKGNSINTVSFYRSCIGYFVSFVGNDFDVSGLTLPMLKSYYVSLSGRNLSSVTIQTYVRALRCFLSWCYDEEYCSVDFSQKFRLPKAKRKVIDTLTDSEVRQLMSCFNLRYNIHLRNYCICCLMLDCGLRMNEAVTLTVSALHLSDGYIVVEGKGNKQRIVPLGLQSRKVLLKYLSHRPALAATDRLFLMGDMRPISLGTVKQLFRKLKKRSGIPRLKAHLLRHTFATRFLENGGDIYALQQILGHTSLEMVKRYVHTTPRKTVSKFLDFSPLDNLI
- a CDS encoding RNA-directed DNA polymerase, whose protein sequence is MSWNGIERNKLDFILSELLPVEISELFSFRSFYDFLLRKENSTVLTSLIEELKTEQAKSNVVLFKDKWATAPLKFNILKGVNSLREMSLIQPLSALNIYLFIECYQKRLLDLFEKNHCFSIRYHRKSNDLYYRTRSKNAFEYFRAESIKIGKGVLQQTGGYFKIAPFDSVRSFTASRIWRICNFKYRYFAKIDYKSCFDSIYSHSYKWIIEGKVIDSKEARNSSIYLTIDRLIQNINCHSSNGVVVGPEFSRMIVEILLQQIDSEVLVELLKCGFQVKKDYRVFRYVDDIFIFSNTPEIREKIIATFQSISGKYLLRLNELKFSECETPATFSNWIEKTRILADKISECFFCGTKQEYQSLEEDKRYIVKSDFVSVDRMKDEFVILMKEFPQDRRTIVSFLLSTLLNKFSLKKDGYQLFKEGTTKKATLFVDLSMFMYSYSPCFEHTRKLISILVFMNTEVGFSEIESKENEKLQQVINRYEFLFERGNLADLCDWFIFFREYGLTLGKSVENAVYQKAQDERNPLVLANILLYSEYHEPFFNKTVANLEGIISSELEKIVDKKHLEQQEFWFVLVFHNCPFLSQAIKDRATNIIISIKNDAAEDTPSAQATRLVCDYLLRKDATGNKPKESFFNWNNRNNNISEIMTFRTYQRTLFKNYRGNKYGLYASID
- a CDS encoding glycoside hydrolase family 25 protein, whose translation is MKGIDVSHYQGVIDWAKVKAAGYEFAMIKATYGWDNDKQIDPKMMANIAGCEAVGLPYGFYHYSYAESPEDAVKEAEFFLRHIAPYKPTMPVAFDFEEPFQIGGTKNGITYKGYSLEKQLCIIEAFLSVIEKAGYFGMIYMSAYYLQKLYNYAPGRVAKFAAWVAQYASACTFTGKVGIWQHGVIGSYGTKGKDFTIDGAVPGVGANCDVNVCYVDYPSIIKGAGLNGWSKTDEPEKDYDTKPDYKAMYERLLAKLRALVDGE
- a CDS encoding phage holin family protein, with product MKTNEVKGIFIAIFTVINAWLGTLAPLVYLLLILQITDYITGVTAAPYRGETRNSDKGFRGIAKKLCMLVLVGLGMALDWLLIFAAATLGMVSPVKCLFAALVAIWLVANEILSILENIGDIGVKSPAFLLPMVKWVQQQAEEKGKSGV